The sequence below is a genomic window from Ignavibacteriota bacterium.
TTTGTCATTTGCTTCATTAAAAACAGGCTGCATTATGAAAAATGTAAGAAACAAAGCCAGTCCTGTTACCAGCTGATTTGGCGGCTGATTTGTTGTTCCCATTGCTTGTTTTAAAAAATGAAGGACTATGACAATACGTGTAAAACATGTCATCATAATAAGAATTGAGGGAGCTAATGTCAGAACGGTCATTACAGCAAGAATTTGCAAACTTAAGACCAGGTCTGTGTCTCCACCATCAGAAGCTACATTTACAGAAATTCCCGGAACCTGAACTTGTTGGGAAAATGTTTCAAAACTTCCTACTGAAATAAATAAAATAATAGCTATAAATATGAAACGATTTACATTACCGGCTCTCAGATTCAAGTTTTGTATTCCTGAAGCTATTAAACCCCATCTTCCTGACTCTATGTTAATTTTGCTCAAATTCATACATTATAAATGTTAATTTAAAATTCAATTATACTATTACAACTAAAGTGCCACATAATCGAATAACATTTATAATATGCAGTATGTTGTTATTAATCAATAAATTACAGCATTATATCATTTAATTGCTTTAGATATTAAAAGTCCAGAATTGAATAATAATCATCAGTCTGGCTAAAAAGGAATTGTAATGAGTTATGAGAAATTATAAAAAAAACACAAGCCCTTGATTTCTCAAGGGCTTGTCAAGGGTTTATGTTGGAGTTTCAGTGATCTCGGCGGGAAACGAATATGTCTTTATAGTGTGTGATTACAAGGGGTTTCAAAAAGATTATAGTTCTTAGTTATTGATATTTTGATATTTATTTTGCTTACATTTTGCTTAATAATTCGAGTTCTTTCTCCAAATATTGAATTTCTGGAGTAGACAGATAAAAGCCTTTTTCGACATCTTTTGAGTGTCCGGCGATTAGATTTCTTACTTCTCCGGAAATACCCGCATTTCTCCAAATATTAATTGTAGTTTTACGAATTACGTGAAAAGAAATTTCCCAAGTCATTTCCGGATATTTTACCTTACATTTCTCCAAAGCATTTCGAAGATTCTTGGCAGGCGTTTGTTGGTTTTTCCAATTAAATGGTTTTGGCAAACCTTCTTCTTTAAGTGTTAAAAGGATTTCTTTTGCACGCGGGAATGAACGTAACGGCAATATTCGTTTACGTCCCCCCTTCCCTTTTATTATCAGAATATTTTCTTCTATATCTTCCCATTCTATATTCAATATTTCCTGAATTCTTAAAGCCGTAATAAAAGCAAATTCGAGCATATAAGCCATTGAAAGAAGACCGGTATTATTGAAATGCTGTAATAGTATTTCGATATGTTCTTTTGTGCAGGTAACAACTTCCTTATGTTTGTACTCCGGAATAAGTGCTTTAGGAATTGGATTCTTTTCCATCCATTCAAGCTCTACAGCATA
It includes:
- the fliP gene encoding flagellar type III secretion system pore protein FliP (The bacterial flagellar biogenesis protein FliP forms a type III secretion system (T3SS)-type pore required for flagellar assembly.); this translates as MNLSKINIESGRWGLIASGIQNLNLRAGNVNRFIFIAIILFISVGSFETFSQQVQVPGISVNVASDGGDTDLVLSLQILAVMTVLTLAPSILIMMTCFTRIVIVLHFLKQAMGTTNQPPNQLVTGLALFLTFFIMQPVFNEANDKGIQPYMKDEITQEQAVDNIVQPFKQFMLKQVRDEDLGLFVKLSGGGKPASSQDVSIWALIPAYSISEIRVAFQIGFMLFIPFLVLDMVIASTLMSLGMFLLPPQLISLPIKILLFILVDGWYLIIDSLVKSITN
- a CDS encoding tyrosine-type recombinase/integrase; the protein is MRKISISSTKIMPRYAKSNEERWLHPNYRKAYCFRYRNGMVYTSVNSVRQATGFEWHPRNKKVCMDILNQRLRETIIPTKKNDVKMLSELIMQFHRDKVIKLNKATQSHYKTLYKQYLNFDLPLTDIQEIRNRIIDKKNFSTQSNNTIWKKIQRLKKLFEYAVELEWMEKNPIPKALIPEYKHKEVVTCTKEHIEILLQHFNNTGLLSMAYMLEFAFITALRIQEILNIEWEDIEENILIIKGKGGRKRILPLRSFPRAKEILLTLKEEGLPKPFNWKNQQTPAKNLRNALEKCKVKYPEMTWEISFHVIRKTTINIWRNAGISGEVRNLIAGHSKDVEKGFYLSTPEIQYLEKELELLSKM